In Cryptomeria japonica chromosome 10, Sugi_1.0, whole genome shotgun sequence, a genomic segment contains:
- the LOC131054240 gene encoding protein NRT1/ PTR FAMILY 2.13 — protein sequence MSTAMASHGHQHLQLEMASQAELESRDNNRENGGSFLGGWIHQPNGTKMAVSVNKKEEEEKGVKQPGGWKSMPYIIGNEACEKLATIGLLSNIVVYLTSKFNMPNVEASFVINVWSGTTNMSPLLGAFLSDSYIGRYWTIALGCIASLIGMILLTLTAIFPSFRPPPCNNIGKELCVGASLGQKALLYSSFAMMTIGAGGIRPCSIAFGADQFDYTSENGKRSIQSFFNWYYFSFTVAVMISLTIIVYIQDSISWSWGMGIPSALMFFSVICFFLGKRLYVLVSPEGSSFTSFAQVIVCAIKKRHLRLPSEQSQAEDFYDPPIKGDLKSRMVLTDQFMFLNKAALKTEQDLNSDGSVVDPWRLCSLQQVEELKSVIRIAPIWLSGINIHVCLAQLNTFSVLQALTMDRHLGEKFQVPAGSFGIFTMLVVTLFLPFYDRVMVPFTRRISKDGNGITLLQRIGVGLCISILSMALAAVFETKRRNVALNHGFMDKPKAVIPMSAFFLVPQYSVAGLAEAFSAIGLIEFLYSQFPENMRSVAGALFFLSIGMGSYVSSFLVGIVHKNTGGRHGKNWLGQNLNKARLDYFYWLLAGLAVINLLYFLFCAQWYRYKAVFPNETKTTIENTIRNSKKVTTSVKE from the exons ATGTCCACTGCCATGGCTTCACATGGCCACCAACATCTGCAACTGGAGATGGCTTCCCAGGCAGAATTGGAATCAAGAGATAATAACAGAGAGAATGGAGGATCTTTCTTAGGCGGGTGGATTCACCAGCCTAATGGCACAAAAATGGCAGTCTCGGTCAacaaaaaagaggaagaagaaaaaggggTCAAGCAGCCAGGAGGATGGAAATCCATGCCTTATATCATAG GAAACGAGGCGTGTGAGAAGTTGGCCACCATAGGTCTTCTGTCAAATATTGTGGTGTATTTAACCTCAAAATTCAACATGCCAAACGTTGAGGCTTCATTTGTTATTAATGTATGGTCAGGGACAACCAACATGTCCCCATTGCTAGGTGCCTTCCTCTCTGATTCTTACATTGGTCGTTACTGGACCATTGCCTTGGGCTGCATAGCATCTCTAATT GGAATGATTCTTCTTACACTGACGGCCATTTTTCCTAGCTTTAGACCACCTCCATGTAATAATATTGGGAAAGAGTTGTGTGTGGGTGCATCGTTAGGTCAAAAGGCCTTACTTTACTCTTCCTTTGCAATGATGACCATCGGTGCAGGTGGGATTAGGCCATGTTCTATAGCCTTTGGAGCAGATCAATTCGACTACACAAgcgaaaatggaaaaagaagcattCAGAGCTTCTTCAACTGGTATTATTTTTCATTTACCGTAGCAGTAATGATCTCTCTCACGATCATTGTGTATATTCAGGATAGTATAAGCTGGAGTTGGGGAATGGGCATTCCCTCTGCATTAATGTTCTTTTCTGTGATCTGCTTCTTCCTGGGTAAAAGGCTTTATGTGCTTGTCAGCCCTGAAGGAAGCTCCTTCACGAGCTTTGCACAGGTAATAGTTTGTGCAATAAAGAAACGGCATTTACGCTTACCTTCGGAGCAATCTCAGGCTGAGGATTTCTACGATCCTCCAATAAAAGGCGACCTCAAATCAAGGATGGTACTAACTGATCAGTTTAT GTTTCTGAACAAAGCAGCATTAAAAACAGAACAAGACTTAAATTCAGACGGATCAGTGGTAGATCCATGGAGACTGTGCAGCCTTCAGCAAGTGGAAGAGCTAAAGTCAGTGATAAGAATAGCACCCATATGGCTATCTGGCATAAACATCCACGTCTGTCTGGCTCAGCTCAACACATTCTCTGTATTGCAGGCACTAACAATGGACAGGCACCTGGGCGAGAAATTCCAGGTCCCTGCGGGTTCATTTGGAATCTTCACCATGCTGGTTGTTACTTTATTCTTACCATTCTATGACAGAGTGATGGTGCCATTCACGAGGCGAATCAGCAAGGACGGAAATGGGATAACACTTTTGCAGAGAATCGGGGTGGGATTATGCATAAGCATCTTATCCATGGCATTGGCAGCGGTGTTTGAGACAAAGCGGCGGAATGTCGCATTGAACCACGGTTTTATGGATAAGCCCAAGGCTGTGATTCCCATGTCAGCATTCTTTTTGGTTCCTCAGTATTCTGTGGCCGGGTTGGCAGAGGCATTCAGTGCAATCGGACTTATCGAGTTTTTGTACAGTCAGTTTCCAGAAAACATGAGGAGTGTGGCTGGTGCACTTTTTTTCCTCAGCATTGGCATGGGCAGCTATGTGAGCAGCTTTCTTGTTGGCATTGTGCATAAAAACACAGGCGGACGTCATGGAAAGAACTGGCTTGGTCAGAACCTGAATAAGGCAAGACTGGATTATTTTTATTGGCTTCTTGCAGGGCTTGCAGTTATCAATTTGCTTTACTTCCTGTTCTGCGCTCAATGGTACAGATATAAAGCCGTATTCCCTAACGAGACAAAAACAACCATCGAAAATACGATCAGAAATAGCAAAAAGGTCACCACAAGTGTGAAAGAATGA